One Paracidovorax avenae ATCC 19860 genomic region harbors:
- a CDS encoding AraC family transcriptional regulator, with product MSDTAAWIDLHDDDTGPLVVGRAGTQVNHDTAPHSHRRGQLIGCRRGVLSVGADTGHWVIPARHAIWLPPGRPHSSRMHGPFTGWSLYVAGPACQSLPDSPCTVAVSPLLWEAALRCAERANALPDPVQDRLAGVILDELRSMVPRPLGLPMPSDARLLRIARGLLADPARRQSLQAWAGWAALSPRTLSRRFVAETSLSFTAWTQRVRLLRSLEWLADGQSVTQVALDLGYDSVSAFIALFKRELGRTPAAYFGRQAPADRRMPSKLT from the coding sequence ATGTCCGACACTGCCGCATGGATTGACCTGCATGACGACGACACCGGCCCGCTCGTGGTCGGCCGCGCCGGCACGCAGGTGAACCACGATACCGCCCCGCACAGCCACCGCCGCGGCCAGCTGATCGGCTGCAGGCGCGGCGTGCTGAGCGTCGGGGCCGACACCGGCCATTGGGTGATTCCGGCGCGGCATGCGATCTGGCTGCCCCCGGGCCGGCCGCATTCGTCGCGTATGCATGGCCCCTTCACCGGCTGGTCGCTGTACGTGGCGGGCCCCGCATGCCAGAGCCTGCCGGATTCCCCCTGCACCGTGGCCGTCAGCCCGCTGCTGTGGGAAGCCGCCCTGCGATGCGCCGAGCGCGCAAATGCCCTGCCCGATCCGGTGCAGGATCGGCTGGCAGGCGTCATCCTTGATGAACTGCGAAGCATGGTGCCCAGACCGCTCGGCCTGCCCATGCCGAGCGATGCACGCCTGCTGCGCATCGCGCGTGGACTGCTGGCAGACCCGGCCCGGCGCCAGAGCCTGCAGGCATGGGCCGGCTGGGCGGCACTGTCGCCCCGCACCCTCAGCAGGCGCTTCGTGGCCGAAACCAGCCTGAGCTTCACGGCCTGGACCCAGCGTGTGCGGCTGCTGCGATCGCTCGAGTGGCTGGCAGACGGCCAGTCCGTGACGCAGGTGGCGCTGGACCTGGGCTACGACAGCGTGAGCGCCTTCATCGCCCTCTTCAAGCGCGAACTGGGCCGCACGCCGGCAGCCTATTTCGGAAGGCAGGCCCCGGCCGACAGGCGCATGCCGTCGAAGCTCACTTGA
- a CDS encoding transporter substrate-binding domain-containing protein, with protein sequence MQRTSVATLIATAALAAAGFLQAAHAGPRLDRIMDSKVLRVGTPGDYRPFAIKADGGYAGHDIDVVEAMAKELGVKIEYVSTTWPNLMKDIQADRFDVAVGGITRNVTRIRQIEMLPGYAPFGKVALVRAADKDRFRTLADLNRPGVRVIKNPGGTNEAFVLESLKAAEVSTHDKNAEIPALIAEGKGDVMITETYEALYYAKADPRLYAAFVAAPLTPQNTLGFMLPKDDADYSRVMEFVWGLMDARGQLKQAADKWLK encoded by the coding sequence ATGCAGCGCACGTCCGTCGCCACCCTCATTGCCACCGCTGCCCTGGCGGCCGCCGGCTTCCTGCAGGCCGCCCATGCCGGTCCCCGGCTCGACCGCATCATGGACAGCAAGGTGCTGCGCGTCGGCACGCCCGGCGACTACCGGCCCTTCGCGATCAAGGCCGATGGCGGCTATGCGGGCCACGACATCGACGTGGTCGAGGCCATGGCGAAGGAGCTGGGCGTGAAGATCGAATACGTCTCCACCACCTGGCCCAACCTGATGAAGGACATCCAGGCCGACAGGTTCGACGTGGCCGTGGGCGGCATCACGCGCAATGTCACGCGCATCCGCCAGATCGAAATGCTGCCGGGCTACGCGCCGTTCGGCAAGGTGGCGCTGGTGCGTGCCGCCGACAAGGACAGGTTCCGGACCCTGGCCGATCTCAACCGGCCGGGCGTGCGCGTCATCAAGAACCCGGGCGGCACCAATGAAGCCTTCGTGCTGGAGAGCCTGAAGGCGGCAGAAGTCAGCACGCACGACAAGAATGCCGAGATCCCCGCGCTCATCGCCGAGGGCAAGGGCGACGTGATGATCACCGAGACATACGAGGCCCTGTACTACGCCAAGGCCGATCCGCGCCTGTATGCGGCTTTCGTCGCCGCGCCGCTCACGCCGCAGAACACGCTGGGTTTCATGCTGCCCAAGGACGATGCGGACTATTCGCGCGTGATGGAGTTCGTCTGGGGCCTGATGGATGCCCGCGGCCAGCTGAAGCAGGCAGCCGACAAGTGGCTCAAGTGA